CTCTGCCCGCTCGTCCCCGCGAAAACGGGGACCCAGGTGTTCCGCTTGAGAGTCGCGGGGATATGCAACAGCCGCCGTCCCTATCCTCCTAGGCCCCGCTTTCGCAGGGAGGAGCGGAGGGAGATGCCCTACTCCGCCGCCGCGGTCTCCACATACGGCGCCGGCCCCGCCTCGGCCCGCTCCGGCGCCGGATCAAGGAAGCCGCCCGACTGCCGGCTCCACAGCGAAGCGTAGAGGCCGCCCTGGCGGACGAGGTCGGCGTGCTTGCCCATTTCCACGATCTGGCCGTGGTCGAGCACGACCAGCCGGTCCATCGCCGCGATGGTCGACAGCCGGTGGGCAATGGCGATGACGGTCTTGCCGACCATCAGGCGGTAGAAGCTTTCCTGGATCGCCGCCTCGACTTCCGAATCGAGCGCCGAGGTCGCCTCGTCGAGCACCAGGATCGGCGCGTCCTTGAGAAGCACGCGCGCGATGGCGACGCGCTGGCGCTGGCCGCCGGAAAGTTTCGCGCCGCGCTCGCCGACGTGCGCGTCGAAGCCGATGCGGCCGTAGTGGTCGGACAGGCCCGGCACGAAGCCGTCGGCATGCGCCTGCCGCGCCGCCTCGATCATCGCATCGTCGCCCGCTTCCGGCTTGCCGTAGAGGATGTTGTCGCGGATCGAGCGGTGCAGCAGCGAGGTGTCCTGCGTGATCAGGCCGATCTGGGCGCGCAGCGAATCCTGCGACACCTGCGCGATGTCCTGCCCGTCGATGACGATGCGCCCGCCCTCGAGGTCGTAGAAGCGCAGCAGCAGGTTGGCGATAGTCGACTTGCCGGCGCCCGAGCGGCCGACCAGCCCGACCTTCTCGCCGGGCTTTATGGTCAGCGACAGGTTCTCGATGATGCCGCTCTTGCGGCCGTAGTGGAACGTGACGTTCTCGAAGCGGATTTCGCCCTTGGTCACCTTCATCTCGCCGGCGCGCGGCTTGTCGACGAGCTCTTGCGGGCGGGCGATCGTCTCCATGCCTTCCTGCACGGCGCCGACGTTGTCGAAGATGCCGATCGAGGTCCACATGATCCAGCCCGACATCGTCGCGATGCGGAAGGCGAGCCCCGCCGCGATGGTCAGCGCGCCGAGCGTCATGGCGCCATGCGCCCACAGCACGACGCCGAGCGCCGCGGTGCCGCCGATCAGCAGCCCGTTCATGATGACCACCGACGTCGACATCGCGGTGATCATGCGCGTCGAGCGCTGGAACTTCTTCTGGTGGTCGCTGACGGCATCCAGTGCGTAGTCGTCCTCGCGCGAGGTGTGCGCGAACAGCTTCACGGTCTGGATGTTGGTGTAGCTATCGACGATGCGCCCGGTGAGCATCGAGCGCGCTTCCGACACGATCACCGAGCGTTCGCGGATACGCGGCACGAAATAGTAGAGCACGAAGACGAAGCAGACGATCCAGATCGCCAGCGGCACCGTCAGCCACAACTGGATCTGCCCGAACAGCACCAGCGAGCTGATCGAGTAGATCGTGACGAACCACAGCGCGTCGCACACCTGCACGACGGATTCGCGCAAGGCCGGCCCGGTCTGGATGATCTTGGAAGCGATGCGGCCGGCAAAATCGTTGGTGAAGAAACCGACGGTCTGCCGCAGCACATAGCGGTGCGTCTGCCAGCGCACGAGATTGGTGAACGACGGCGCCAGCGACTGCTGCACGAGCAGGTCGTGCAGGATGTTGAACACCGGCCGCGCCAGCACCACGACGAACGCCATCCACGCGAACGTCCAGCCATAGTCGCGCAGCATGTTCTGCGGCGTCGTGTGGCTGAGCATGTCGACCAGGTCGCCGGCGTAGCGGAAGATCGACACCTCGATCAGCGACACGAACAGCCCGACGAACATGAGCGCGACCAGCACCGGCCACACCTGCTTGGTGTAGTGCCAGTAGAAGGCATAGAGCGCCGGCGGTGGCATGCTCGGGTCATGCCGCCGGAAGGGGTCGATGAGGCTTTCGAAGAAACCGGTGATCGATCGAAAAATCATGGGAAATCAGCCGTCGTCCGAAGGTCGCGATAGAGACCCAACCGGGCGGCTTTGCAACCGCCCGGCGGGAAATGCGTTATTCCGCCGCCTGCCCGATCGCTTCCGGATCGAGGAAACCGCCCGACTGGCGGCTCCATAACGAGGCGTAGAGGCCGTTGTTGCGCAGCAGTTCGTCGTGCCGGCCGACTTCGACCACGCGGCCCTTATCGAGCACGACGAGGCGATCCATGGCGGCGATGGTCGACAGGCGGTGCGCGATCGCGATGACGGTCTTGCCGGCCATCAGGCCGTAAAGCGTCTCCTGGATCGCCGCCTCGATTTCCGAATCGAGCGCCGAGGTCGCTTCGTCGAGGATGAGGATCGGCGCATTCTTCAGGAAGATGCGCGCGATCGCGACCCGCTGGCGCTGGCCGCCGCTGAGCTTGATGCCGCGCTCGCCGACGTGGGCGTCGTAGCCGGTGCGTCCCTTCGGGTCGATCAGCGTCTGGATGAACTCGTCGGCGTGGGCGAGCTTCGCCGCCTCGACGATCTCGGCCTCGGTCGCATCCGGCCGGCCGTAGGCGATGTTCTCGCGCACCGAGCGATGCAGCAGCGAGGTGTCCTGTGTCACCATGCCGATCTGCCGGCGGAGCGACTCCTGCGTCACCGACGCGATGTCCTGCCCGTCGATGCGGATATGGCCACCCTCGAGGTCGTAGAAACGCAAGAGCAGGTTGACCAGCGTCGACTTGCCGGCGCCCGAACGGCCGACCAGGCCGATCTTCTCGCCGGGGTGAATGGTCAGCGAGAAATCCTCGATCACCTTCGTCGCGCGGCCGTAGTGGAAGCGGGCGTGGTCGAATTCGACGACGCCCTGCGACACGACGAGTTCCTTTGCCCCGGCCTTGTCGAGGATGGAGACCGGCTTGGTCAGCATGCCCATGCCGTCCTCGACCGTGCCGATCGACTCGAACAGGCCGGCGACCTCCCACAGGATCCACTGCGACATGGACCGCAGCCGCATCACGAGGCTGATCGCGATGGTGATGCCGCCGACGGTGACGAACGACCGCGTCCACCCGTATATCGACAGGCCGGCGACGGCCGCGACCAGCGCCGAGTTCATCACCGTCAGGTAGAGCGACAGGCTGGTGAACATGCGGCCCTGCCGCTGCACGGTGACCAGGAACTCGTTCATCGCGTCGCGGGCGTAGCCCTGCTCGCGGTCGGTATGGGCGAACAGCTTCACCGTCTGGATGTTGGTGTAGCTATCGACGACGCGACCGGTCATCTGCGCCCGCGCATCGGCCTGCTGCTCGCCGACCTTGCCGAGTCGCGGCACGAACCACGCGATCAGCCCGATGTAGGCGGCGAGCCACACGACCAGGATCGCGACCATCCACAGATCGCTCTGCCCGAGAAGGAACACCGTGCCGATGAAGTAGGTGATGATGTAGACACCGACGTCGACGACCTTGGTGACGGTGTCGCGCACGGCCAGCGCCGTCTGCATCACCTTCTGCGAAACGCGGCCGGCGAATTCGTCGTTGAAGAACGACAGCGACTGCCCGAGCATCTGGCGATGCGCGCGCCAGCGCACCAGCATCGGATAGACGCCGAACGTCGTCTGGAACTGGAACAGCGAGGCAAACAGCGTCAGCGCCGGCACGGCGATGAGCACGACCAGCCCCCAGAACCAGAGCTGGCCGCCGTACTGCGCGACGAACCCGGCGCGGTCCGCCTTGCCCATCCAGTCGATCAGGTCGCCGGAAAACTGGATGAAGCCGATCTCGACCACCGACAGAATCGCCGTCAGCAGCGCCATCAGCGCCAGGTAGGGCAGCGCCGGGCGCGAATAGTAATAGAGGAACGCCAGCAGCTTGCCCGGCGGACGCGTACCGTCCTCCGGCGGATAGGGCGAGATCAGGGTTTCGAAGAAACGAAACAAGGCGAAGCTCCAGGTGGCAGGCGGCTCTGACTAACCGCCGGCGCGGCCGGATCTGGTCAGCAGAAATGCGGACGACGAAGCGCCCCCGGCGGGGCCGGTGGCTTTAGGGTGGATAGCGGCAAGTCGTTGACGGGCGCCTGTTTAGGGCAGTTTCACCCAGGATACCAGAGCCGCCCTGCCCCAGGGCCCGGACTACCGCCGCGCGTGGCAAACGGGCCACAACCGGCCCGCCGACTCGCCCTTCGAGCCAAACAAACGGTGGAGAGCCGTAACAGCGCGGGGTAGTACGCTAAACACCACCCACCGGTTGTAGGCGCGGTCTGTGAGGCTGTGGCGACAACCCCAACGTCTTCGTCGTCGGCAAACGGCTCATAGTCGCGTCCGAGGTGCTGTTCCCGACCGCGTCGGACAAGGTCGAAGCGGCACAACGGCGAGTTGACACTGCCGGTGCGCGCTGCCTCACTCCCTGAAAACGGGGGGAGCGATGGCGGACGGAGACAACGGCGTAACCTGGCTCGATCGCGTCCGGCGCGGCGAGCACTTCGAGATGCCCGACCCGACCCTGATCGCGGACCTGATCAAGACGCGAGCCCTGGTCGATCGCTTCAACGCCCTGCCCGTCAGCGAGTTCGACCAGCGCACCGAGTTGATGCGGCAGTTTTTCGGCAAGGTCGGCACCAACGTGCTCGTGATGCCCGGGCTCAACATGGACGTCGGCGTCAACATCTCGATCGGCAACGACGTCTTCATCAACGTGAACAGCACGTTCCTCGCGGCATTTCCGGTCACCATCGGCAACGGCGTCGCGATGGGTCCCTCGGTGATGATCATGGCATCGGGGCATCCGCCGCGCGCCGCCGATCGCAAACGCCGCGATCCGGTCACCGGGCAGACGAAGGAAGTCACCATCGGCGCGCCCATCGTCATCGGCGACGACGTGTGGATCGGCGCCGGCGTCATCGTGCTGCCCGGCGTCACTATCGGCGCCCGCTGCACCATCGGCGCGGGCAGCGTCGTCACCAAATCGATCCCGCCGGACATGCTCGCCTACGGCAACCCCTGCCGGCCGGTGCGCAGCCTCGCCTAGCGCGGAGCGCTACTCCGCCGCCGCGGCCGGCTGCACCTCATCGAGGCCAAGGAAGCCGCCCGACTGGCGATGCCAGAGCTGGGCGTAGAGGCCGCCGAGGCGCAGCAGCTCCTGATGCGTACCGGTCTCGACGATCTTGCCCTTGTCCATGACCACGAGGCGGTCGAGCACCGCGATGGTCGACAGGCGGTGGGCGATGGCGATGACGGTGCGATCCTTCATCAGGCCGTAGAGCTGGTCCTGGATGGTCGCCTCGACCTCGGAGTCCAGCGCCGAGGTCGCCTCGTCGAGGATCAGGATCGGCGCGTCCTTGAGCAGCAGCCGCGCGATCGCGACGCGCTGGCGCTGGCCGCCGGAAAGCTTCACGCCGCGCTCGCCGACGTGCGCGTCATAGGCCGATCGGCCGTTGAGATCGTGCAAGGACCGGATGAATTCGTCGGCTTCCGCCCGCTTCGCCGCGTCCGCGATTTCGGCGTCGCTGGCGCCCGGCTTGCCGTAGCGGATGTTGTCGCGGATCGAGCGATGCAGCAGCGAGGTGTCCTGCGTCACCACGCCGATATTGGCGCGGAGCGACTCCTGCGTGACGTGCGCAACGTCCTGCCCGTCGATGGTGATCTTCCCGCCTTCCACGTCGTAAAAACGCAAGAGCAGATTGACCAGCGTCGACTTGCCCGCGCCGGATCGCCCGACCAGGCCGACCCGCTCGCCGGGCTTCACCGTCAGCGACAGATGATCGATGACGCCGCCCGGCCGCCCATAGTGGAAAGAGACGTCGTCGAACCTGATCTCGCCGTGCGCCACGGCCAGCGGCTGGGCGTCAGCGGCATCGACGACGGAATACGGCCGGCTGATCGTCTGCATGCCGTTCTGCACCGTACCGACGCTCTCGAACAGCGACGTGATCGTGCGGATGATCATGCCCGACATCTGGTTGAGCCGGATGACCAGCGAGGTCGCGAGCGCGATCGAGCCGACGCTGATCGCCGACACCGACCACAGCCACAGCGCCAGCCCGCCGATGCCGAAGATCAGCAGCGAGTTCAGCACCGTCAGCGTGATCTGCAGGTTGGCGACCGTCTCGGCGAACCTGCGGTAGGCGTCGAGATGGATGCGGAAGCCTTCGTAGGCGAAGGCATCCTCACGCTCGGCATGCGCAAACAGTTTCACCGACTGGATGTTGGAGTAGCCGTCGACGATCCGGCCCGACAGGCCGGAGTTCGCTTCCGCCACGGCCGCCGAGCGAGCCCGCACCGGCGGGATCAGGTAGACGATCACCAGCACGTAGCCGACGGTCCACAGCGCAATCGGCGCGATCAGCCACGCGTCGATGCCGACGAACAGCCACAGCGTGCCGCCGACATAGATGATAAGCGTCCAGATGCCGTCGATGAGGCCGTTGACGGTGTCGCGGAGCGAGGGCCCGGTCTGCAGCACCTTCTGCGCAATGCGCCCGGCGAAGTCGTTCTGGAAAAACGCCAGCGACTGGCGCAGCACGTAACGATAGCTCTGCCAGCGCACCGAGAAGGTAAGCGCCGCATCAGGCCGAGCTGGCCGAACGAACGCGACAGCAGCGCGTTCAGCGGCCGCAGCAGCACACGATGACCAGCGCCATGCCGAGCAGCTCGGGCCAATAGGTGGCGAAGAACGTGACCTTCGGCCCCTCGGTGGCGCGGTCTACGAGCCAGCCGAGGAACACGAAAATGCTCATCTCGGTCACCGCCGTGACCAGCGAAATCAAGAGGACGATGACGATCGTCCCGCGCACCGGCATCAGGAAATGGCGGTAGAAGGCAAGCAGCGTATCCGGCGGGCGCGTGACAGGAGTCTCGACCAGCGGCAGGATCAGGCGTTCAAACCAGCGTCTCATGCCAACCGCGATGCCTTCCCTAGCCCTTTACCAGCCGGATATTCCGCAGAACGCGGGCAACATGCTGCGTCTCTGCGCGTGTCTCGCCGTGGAGGTTCACATCATCGAACCGGCGGGATTTGACCTTTCCGACCGCGCGCTGAAGCGGGCCGGCATGGACTATCTGGCGCATGTGAACCCAGTTCGCCACCTCAGCTTTGGCGAATTCGAGGAATGGCGGAAGGCGAAGGGCCGCCGCCTTGTACTTCTCACGACGCGGAGCGCCAAACCTTACGCCGATTTCATCTTCGCCAAGGACGATGTGATCCTGGTCGGGCGGGAGAGCGCCGGAGTCCCGGACGCGGTGCATGAGGCCGCGGACGCCCGGCTGGTGATCCCGATGGCGCCGTGGTTGCGGTCGCTCAACGTATCTACCGCCGCCGCGATAGTGTTGGGCGAGGCGCTGCGGCAGACGGGTGGATTTCCGGTCATGCCCAACAAATGAGCGTGCGGCGCATCGTTTAGCCAAGCGGCTGCACCGTGCCCCTCCACCGCCTTCGGCGGTCCCCCTCCCCCGTTGCACGGGGAGGACCAGCCCGGGCCTCCGGTGCTCCCCCGTTCAGGGGGGAGCTGTCGGCGTAGCCGACTGAGGGGGCTTGGCATCCTTCTTGCGAATTCCATCCCGTGCAGAGCGTCTAGGGTTCCGGTTGCCATGCTCGGCAATGCTGGTCCGAGAGACGCGGCTCGCGCGCTGCCCGCGCTGCGAGAACACGGCGGGCCAAAATCCCGGGAGGTCACTGCACGGGTTTGCTGAGCGCGAGCCCGCCTCCCGTCCGTGCTCGGCAAACTTCGCTTGTGATGGGCCGTCCGGCCGCAACCGATCGAAGGAGCCTTCCCGATGCAGTCCAAGTTTCTGAAATTCGCGCTCGCCGCGGCAGTGATGACCGCCGGCATGGCGACGCATAGCGCCTTCGCCGAGGCCAAGAAGGAATTCAACATCGCCTGGTCGATCTACGTCGGCTGGATGCCGTGGCCCTACGCCGCCGACGCCGGCATCGTGAAGAAGTGGGCCGACAAGTACGGCATCACCATCAACATCACGCAGATCAACGACTATGTGGAGTCGCTCAACCAGTACACCGCCGGCAAGTTCGATGGCGTCACCGTCGCCTCGATGGACGCGCTGACCATACCCGCCGCCGGCGGTGTCGACACCAGCGCCATCATCATGGGCGACTATTCCAACGGCAACGACGGCATCGTGCTGAAGGATGGCAAGACGCTCGCCGACATCAAGGGCCGCGACATCAACATCGTCGAGTTTTCCGTGTCGCACTACCTGCTGGCGCGCGGCCTCGACACGGTCGGTTTGACCGAGAAGGACGTGAAGACGGTCAACACCTCCGACGTCGATATCGTCGCCGCCTTCAAGTCGCCGGACTCCAAGGCCGTCGTCACCTGGAACCCGCAGCTTCAGGAAGTGAAAGCCGAACCGACCGCCACTGAGGTGTTCGACTCCAGCAAGATCCCCGGCGAGATCGAGGACCTGCTCGTCGTGAATACGGAGACGCTGAAGGACAACCCCGACCTCGGCAAGGCGCTGGCCGGCGCCTGGTACGAGACGCTGGCGCTCGTCACCGCCGACACGCCGGAAGGCAAGGCGGCCCGCGAGGCCATGGGCAAGTTGTCCGGCACCGACCTCGCCGGCTACGAGTCGCAGTTGAAGACGACGTTCCTCTTCGACAAGCCGGCCGACGCGGTGAAGTTCACCACCAGCCCGGACCTCGTGAAGATCCAGGACCTCGTGCGGAAATTCTCGTTCGATCACCAGTTGCTCGGTACCGGCGCCACCTCGCCCGACGTCGTCGGCATCGAGATGCCCGCCGGCACGCTCGGCGACCCGAAGAATATCAAGCTGCGGTTTGATCCGACGTACATGCAGTTGGCGGCCGACGGGAAGCTCTAGAAACGTGGCCACCGGTGAGGTTGCCCCCTCCACCATGCCGCGCATGGTCCCCCTCCCCCGCTTCGCAGGGGAGGATCGCCAAGCGGCGCCTCCGGTGCTCCCCCGTTTACGGGGGAGCTGTCGGCAAAGCCGACTGAGGGGGCACGCCGCAGCAAGGACGCCGGAGGACCAGCCATCCACCGCCTGATGAACATAGTCCCCACTCGCGGCACGCGGGTGGGCTGGCGCTGCTCCCGTTCCTGCTGATCGTGCTGGTCTACATGGTCGGCTCGGCCGAGCGGCGCGCGGCGAACCCGAACGACAAGATCCTGCCGCCGATTTCGGAAATGGCGGAGAGGCGTCAAGCGGCTGGCGTTCGAGCCTGACCAGCGCACCGGCGACTACATCCTCTGGGCCGACACCGCCTCGAGCCTGCAGCGCCTGCTGATCGGCCTCGGCATCGCCACCGCGATCGGCCTCACCCTCGGCCTCGCGCTCGGCGTGCTGCCGATTGTCGATGCGACGTTCCGCCCGGTGGTGGCGGCGATCTGCCTGATCCCGCCGATGGCGATGCTGCCGATATTGTTCATCGTCTTCGGATTGGGCGACCTCTCCAAGGTCGTGCTGATCGTCTTCGGCGTGGCCCCGTTCCTGACCCGTGACATGGCGTTTGCCGTCGAGCGCCTGCCGCGCGAACAGTTGATCAAGGCGCAGACGCTTGGCGCCTCGACCTGGCAGGTCGCGATCCGCGTCGTGCTGCCGCAGATCATGCCGCGACTGATCGAGGGCGTGCGCCTGTCGCTCGGCCCGGCGTTCCTGTTTCTGATTTCGGCCGAAGCGATCGCCGCCGACACCGGCCTTGGCTACCGCATCTTCCTCGTCCGCCGCTACCCTCGCGATGGACGTGATCCTGCCTTACGTCGCGTGGATCACGCTGATTGCCTACCTCATGGACTTCGCGCTCTCGAAGCTGTCGCAGAAAGGCTTCGCCTGGGCGCACGTCGAGGAGCGGCGATGAGCGCCATCGCCATCCGCGACGTCTGGGTCGAGTACGGCGACCAGGTCGTACTGGAGCGGATCAATCTCGACATCGCCGAGGGCGCGTTCCTGTCGGTGGTCGGCCCCTCCGGCGCCGGCAAGAGCACGTTCCTGCGGCTGATTCTTGGCCAGGAACGGCCGACGCGCGGCACGATAAAACTCGACGGCAAGCCGCTGCCCGGCGAGCCGGGGCCGGATCGCGTCGTCTTCCAGCGCTACTCGGGTGTTCCCGCATCTGACGGTGCTGCGCAACGTGCTCATCGGATTCGAGTTCGAGCGCAGTCCCCTCCTCGCGCGCCTTCGCGGTCCCGACCGTAAGGACGCCATCGCCGAGTGCGACGCGCTGATCGAGGCGGTCGGCCTCATGCCCCATCGCGAC
The sequence above is drawn from the Bauldia sp. genome and encodes:
- a CDS encoding ABC transporter ATP-binding protein, with product MFRFFETLISPYPPEDGTRPPGKLLAFLYYYSRPALPYLALMALLTAILSVVEIGFIQFSGDLIDWMGKADRAGFVAQYGGQLWFWGLVVLIAVPALTLFASLFQFQTTFGVYPMLVRWRAHRQMLGQSLSFFNDEFAGRVSQKVMQTALAVRDTVTKVVDVGVYIITYFIGTVFLLGQSDLWMVAILVVWLAAYIGLIAWFVPRLGKVGEQQADARAQMTGRVVDSYTNIQTVKLFAHTDREQGYARDAMNEFLVTVQRQGRMFTSLSLYLTVMNSALVAAVAGLSIYGWTRSFVTVGGITIAISLVMRLRSMSQWILWEVAGLFESIGTVEDGMGMLTKPVSILDKAGAKELVVSQGVVEFDHARFHYGRATKVIEDFSLTIHPGEKIGLVGRSGAGKSTLVNLLLRFYDLEGGHIRIDGQDIASVTQESLRRQIGMVTQDTSLLHRSVRENIAYGRPDATEAEIVEAAKLAHADEFIQTLIDPKGRTGYDAHVGERGIKLSGGQRQRVAIARIFLKNAPILILDEATSALDSEIEAAIQETLYGLMAGKTVIAIAHRLSTIAAMDRLVVLDKGRVVEVGRHDELLRNNGLYASLWSRQSGGFLDPEAIGQAAE
- a CDS encoding tRNA (cytidine(34)-2'-O)-methyltransferase gives rise to the protein MPSLALYQPDIPQNAGNMLRLCACLAVEVHIIEPAGFDLSDRALKRAGMDYLAHVNPVRHLSFGEFEEWRKAKGRRLVLLTTRSAKPYADFIFAKDDVILVGRESAGVPDAVHEAADARLVIPMAPWLRSLNVSTAAAIVLGEALRQTGGFPVMPNK
- a CDS encoding ABC transporter ATP-binding protein, with amino-acid sequence MRWQSYRYVLRQSLAFFQNDFAGRIAQKVLQTGPSLRDTVNGLIDGIWTLIIYVGGTLWLFVGIDAWLIAPIALWTVGYVLVIVYLIPPVRARSAAVAEANSGLSGRIVDGYSNIQSVKLFAHAEREDAFAYEGFRIHLDAYRRFAETVANLQITLTVLNSLLIFGIGGLALWLWSVSAISVGSIALATSLVIRLNQMSGMIIRTITSLFESVGTVQNGMQTISRPYSVVDAADAQPLAVAHGEIRFDDVSFHYGRPGGVIDHLSLTVKPGERVGLVGRSGAGKSTLVNLLLRFYDVEGGKITIDGQDVAHVTQESLRANIGVVTQDTSLLHRSIRDNIRYGKPGASDAEIADAAKRAEADEFIRSLHDLNGRSAYDAHVGERGVKLSGGQRQRVAIARLLLKDAPILILDEATSALDSEVEATIQDQLYGLMKDRTVIAIAHRLSTIAVLDRLVVMDKGKIVETGTHQELLRLGGLYAQLWHRQSGGFLGLDEVQPAAAAE
- a CDS encoding putative urea ABC transporter substrate-binding protein, which translates into the protein MTAGMATHSAFAEAKKEFNIAWSIYVGWMPWPYAADAGIVKKWADKYGITINITQINDYVESLNQYTAGKFDGVTVASMDALTIPAAGGVDTSAIIMGDYSNGNDGIVLKDGKTLADIKGRDINIVEFSVSHYLLARGLDTVGLTEKDVKTVNTSDVDIVAAFKSPDSKAVVTWNPQLQEVKAEPTATEVFDSSKIPGEIEDLLVVNTETLKDNPDLGKALAGAWYETLALVTADTPEGKAAREAMGKLSGTDLAGYESQLKTTFLFDKPADAVKFTTSPDLVKIQDLVRKFSFDHQLLGTGATSPDVVGIEMPAGTLGDPKNIKLRFDPTYMQLAADGKL
- a CDS encoding sugar O-acetyltransferase, yielding MADGDNGVTWLDRVRRGEHFEMPDPTLIADLIKTRALVDRFNALPVSEFDQRTELMRQFFGKVGTNVLVMPGLNMDVGVNISIGNDVFINVNSTFLAAFPVTIGNGVAMGPSVMIMASGHPPRAADRKRRDPVTGQTKEVTIGAPIVIGDDVWIGAGVIVLPGVTIGARCTIGAGSVVTKSIPPDMLAYGNPCRPVRSLA
- a CDS encoding ABC transporter ATP-binding protein, encoding MIFRSITGFFESLIDPFRRHDPSMPPPALYAFYWHYTKQVWPVLVALMFVGLFVSLIEVSIFRYAGDLVDMLSHTTPQNMLRDYGWTFAWMAFVVVLARPVFNILHDLLVQQSLAPSFTNLVRWQTHRYVLRQTVGFFTNDFAGRIASKIIQTGPALRESVVQVCDALWFVTIYSISSLVLFGQIQLWLTVPLAIWIVCFVFVLYYFVPRIRERSVIVSEARSMLTGRIVDSYTNIQTVKLFAHTSREDDYALDAVSDHQKKFQRSTRMITAMSTSVVIMNGLLIGGTAALGVVLWAHGAMTLGALTIAAGLAFRIATMSGWIMWTSIGIFDNVGAVQEGMETIARPQELVDKPRAGEMKVTKGEIRFENVTFHYGRKSGIIENLSLTIKPGEKVGLVGRSGAGKSTIANLLLRFYDLEGGRIVIDGQDIAQVSQDSLRAQIGLITQDTSLLHRSIRDNILYGKPEAGDDAMIEAARQAHADGFVPGLSDHYGRIGFDAHVGERGAKLSGGQRQRVAIARVLLKDAPILVLDEATSALDSEVEAAIQESFYRLMVGKTVIAIAHRLSTIAAMDRLVVLDHGQIVEMGKHADLVRQGGLYASLWSRQSGGFLDPAPERAEAGPAPYVETAAAE